The Prosthecobacter algae genome has a segment encoding these proteins:
- a CDS encoding ArnT family glycosyltransferase — MPDPAQPSASVFSRYRAGVLFLGVTLFILLIQSLTGVWTSDIGADPDEPAHAVTSLMVRDYLATGLGQSPLTFAQQYYEDFPKVALGHYPPGYYALAGLVLLPWPQPQVLLVLQALFTGLLALQVYLMGRRMLRDSSALAAAVLSAAFPVTLKLAQLVMADLMLACLCLLAVELWVRFLEKPGYRLALGFGVAAAAAILTKGSGLALALVPAVTVLALRRWDLLKKPAFWVAGLPVGLLAGPWMLYSSKITKEGMVSAGLVDFALGAVTYYSSVLSTAFGFVTVMIAVAGLALWLGLTKFKLRPDPRRTALLGLLVGTALIMLFIPTGYSSRYFMPVVPVVALLAVSFFDLTLARMPLGRFGILSLVLLVIFQVPHLLVKNVRGYRSAVVQALEKPAAGERTHWLVCADPRGEGAVIASAAFALPVRSPSPLQVHRASKELAAADWLGRGYQAAFDTPEALLAYLDKTTISRVFVQLSAEGETAPAHEELLLKALRSQPERWALEHSGPITRPYQAAPGPLEVYARKL; from the coding sequence ATGCCCGATCCCGCCCAGCCCTCTGCCTCCGTTTTTTCTCGATACCGTGCCGGCGTGCTTTTCCTGGGCGTCACCCTGTTCATCCTGCTCATCCAGAGCCTCACTGGCGTGTGGACCTCCGACATCGGGGCAGATCCGGACGAGCCCGCCCACGCGGTCACCAGCCTGATGGTGCGGGACTACCTGGCCACAGGCCTGGGGCAGTCGCCGCTCACCTTTGCGCAGCAATACTATGAGGATTTCCCAAAGGTGGCGCTGGGCCATTACCCGCCCGGATATTACGCCCTGGCGGGCCTCGTCCTGCTGCCCTGGCCGCAGCCGCAGGTCCTGCTCGTTTTGCAGGCGCTTTTCACCGGCCTGCTTGCCCTTCAGGTCTATCTCATGGGCCGCCGCATGCTGCGGGACTCTTCCGCCTTGGCGGCTGCCGTTCTCAGCGCCGCCTTCCCAGTCACGCTGAAACTGGCCCAACTGGTGATGGCAGACCTCATGCTCGCCTGCCTCTGCCTGCTGGCGGTGGAACTGTGGGTGCGTTTTTTGGAAAAGCCTGGCTACCGCCTCGCCCTGGGTTTCGGGGTCGCCGCCGCCGCTGCGATTCTCACCAAGGGCTCCGGCCTGGCCCTGGCCCTGGTGCCAGCCGTGACGGTGCTGGCGCTGCGCCGTTGGGACCTGCTGAAAAAGCCCGCCTTTTGGGTCGCAGGGCTGCCGGTGGGCCTGCTGGCCGGGCCGTGGATGCTGTATTCATCGAAGATCACCAAGGAAGGCATGGTCTCCGCAGGGCTGGTGGATTTCGCCCTCGGCGCGGTCACTTATTACAGCTCCGTCCTCTCCACCGCGTTCGGGTTTGTCACCGTCATGATCGCTGTGGCCGGGCTGGCCCTGTGGCTGGGGCTGACGAAGTTCAAGCTGCGCCCGGATCCCCGCCGCACCGCGCTGCTGGGCCTGCTGGTGGGCACCGCCCTCATCATGCTCTTCATCCCCACGGGTTACAGCAGCCGCTACTTCATGCCCGTGGTCCCCGTGGTCGCCCTGCTGGCCGTGTCGTTTTTTGATCTCACCCTCGCCCGCATGCCCCTGGGCCGCTTTGGCATCCTCAGCCTTGTCCTCCTGGTCATCTTCCAGGTGCCGCATCTGCTGGTGAAAAACGTCCGTGGCTACCGCAGTGCCGTCGTTCAGGCCCTGGAAAAACCCGCCGCCGGGGAGCGCACGCACTGGCTGGTCTGCGCGGATCCGCGCGGGGAAGGGGCCGTCATCGCCTCCGCCGCCTTTGCCCTGCCGGTCCGTTCGCCCTCGCCTCTGCAGGTGCATCGCGCCAGCAAGGAACTCGCCGCTGCCGATTGGCTGGGCCGTGGTTACCAGGCCGCCTTTGACACGCCCGAGGCCCTCCTGGCCTACTTGGATAAAACCACCATCAGCCGTGTCTTTGTGCAGCTTTCCGCCGAGGGCGAGACTGCCCCAGCCCATGAGGAACTCCTGCTCAAGGCCCTGCGCAGTCAGCCGGAACGCTGGGCGCTGGAGCACAGCGGCCCCATCACCCGTCCGTACCAGGCCGCCCCCGGCCCGCTGGAAGTCTATGCGCGAAAGCTGTGA
- the purB gene encoding adenylosuccinate lyase produces the protein MTDAISNVLAERYATPAMRALWSGEGKVKLERDYWIAVLKGQRDLGIPVPDGVIESYEKVKDQVNLASIMERERVTRHDVKARIEEFCDLAGHEHIHKGMTSRDLTENVEQLQVFRALLEVRKKSIAALSGFAKRAAQCRDIPMTARTHNVAAQVTTVGKRIAMFGEEMLLGVEALNALIASYPARGLKGAVGTRLDQITLFNGDSAKARALEDRILHHLGINASLDAVGQVYPRSLDMQVVSTLTHVASGAGSFAKTLRLMAGHELASEGFAKGQVGSSAMPHKMNSRSCERINGFHVILKGYLAMAAGLAGDQWNEGDVSCSVVRRVMLPDAFLAMDGLLETLLTVLNQMEVFEAVVEQELMRYLPFLLTTTVLMEAVKAGAGREAAHEAIKEHAVAVARDMRTGKVSHNDLLARLAADDRLGLKADALDAIMAQGKANSGDAPQQVDHFVFRVCELVAKHPEAAAYEPGSIL, from the coding sequence ATGACTGATGCCATTTCCAATGTCCTTGCCGAACGTTACGCCACCCCCGCCATGCGCGCCCTCTGGTCGGGCGAGGGCAAGGTGAAGCTGGAGCGGGACTACTGGATCGCCGTTCTCAAAGGCCAGCGCGACCTCGGCATCCCCGTGCCCGATGGCGTCATCGAAAGCTACGAGAAGGTGAAGGACCAGGTCAACCTCGCCTCCATCATGGAGCGCGAGCGCGTCACCCGTCACGATGTGAAGGCCCGCATCGAGGAGTTCTGCGACCTCGCCGGGCACGAGCACATCCACAAAGGCATGACCAGCCGCGACCTCACGGAAAACGTGGAGCAGCTCCAGGTCTTCCGCGCCCTCCTGGAAGTGCGCAAGAAGAGCATCGCCGCCCTTTCCGGCTTCGCCAAACGCGCCGCCCAGTGCCGCGACATCCCCATGACCGCCCGCACCCACAACGTGGCCGCGCAGGTCACCACCGTGGGCAAGCGCATCGCCATGTTTGGTGAGGAAATGCTTCTTGGGGTCGAGGCGCTGAATGCCCTCATCGCCAGCTATCCCGCCCGTGGTTTGAAGGGCGCTGTCGGCACCCGCCTGGATCAGATCACCCTCTTCAATGGCGACTCCGCCAAGGCCCGCGCCCTGGAGGACCGCATCCTGCATCACCTCGGCATCAATGCTTCCCTGGATGCCGTCGGCCAGGTCTATCCCCGCAGCCTGGACATGCAGGTCGTCTCCACCCTGACCCACGTGGCCAGCGGTGCCGGCAGCTTTGCCAAGACCCTCCGCCTCATGGCTGGGCATGAGCTGGCCAGCGAAGGTTTCGCTAAAGGCCAGGTCGGCAGCTCCGCCATGCCGCACAAGATGAACAGCCGCTCCTGCGAGCGCATCAACGGCTTTCACGTCATCCTCAAAGGCTACCTCGCCATGGCCGCAGGCCTGGCTGGTGACCAGTGGAATGAGGGCGATGTCTCCTGCTCCGTCGTCCGCCGCGTCATGCTGCCGGATGCCTTCCTGGCCATGGATGGCCTGCTGGAAACGCTCCTCACCGTGCTTAACCAGATGGAAGTCTTCGAAGCCGTCGTCGAGCAAGAGCTCATGCGCTATCTGCCCTTCTTGCTCACCACCACGGTGCTCATGGAGGCCGTCAAAGCCGGCGCTGGCCGCGAAGCCGCGCACGAAGCCATCAAGGAGCACGCCGTCGCTGTCGCCCGCGACATGCGCACCGGCAAAGTCAGCCACAACGACCTCCTCGCCCGTCTCGCCGCCGATGACCGCCTGGGCCTCAAGGCCGATGCACTCGATGCCATCATGGCCCAGGGCAAGGCCAACTCCGGCGATGCCCCCCAGCAGGTGGACCACTTCGTCTTCCGCGTCTGCGAACTCGTGGCCAAGCACCCCGAAGCCGCCGCCTACGAACCCGGCAGCATCCTTTAA
- a CDS encoding DUF1592 domain-containing protein, producing MAPRHTFSALLVPALTLGLGAFLHAADGPHPGKVIYEKLCVECHGDKGQGVDGKYDEPLIGDRTLEALARKIERTMPEENVGACVGDDAKQVAAYIYEAFYSPEAQALTQPPAQDLTRLTIAQYRTSVMDLVGRFRNGPGFDRPVNPETGLKGAYRGFEIPPPEEKKPEEKLPEQIKLDELIAAKADGKLIANARNDLRKAEQKRRQQEIEKADEKRKNRKPHRFERVDGRIAFHWGKTSPDDAKMIPEEFNNRWDGGVVAEETGVYEFIVKSENGVRLFVNDDQEALIDGWVSNGPTVREERKSIYLVGGRTYRLMLEHFKFKEESASVELWWKPPHGVEEIIPQHALRTDRPQQLMIVSTNFPADDRSVGYERGSSISKAWDQATTEAAIATAEHVEKHLDRLSGSKADAPDRVEKLKKFALAFAETAFRRTFSEEQKQLYVESLFQSAKTPEVAVKRVVLLSLKSPRFLYPGLQEKDQPDDFDVASRLALALWDSIPDKKLTQAAAEGKLKTREQVQAQAWRMISDTRTKAKLHGFFHHWLDLEHAENTSKDPKAFPGFNQEVLADLRESLLRFIDDVVWSEKSDYRELLRADYLLLNDRLAKFYGQKVEGGEFQRVSFDPKQRAGVVTHPYLLASMAYSKQTSPIHRGVFLTRNIVGISLKSPPMAVTFDESHFNPSLTMREKITELTRNSSCMSCHSTINPLGFSLENFDAIGRWRTQDNNKPVNATSELATEEGQNIRLTGPRDIVNYVADNPAGHRAFIRHLFHHTVKQQIPAYGPEVMDTLQRSFAAHGCSIKQLLVEITLLSALEGVPQK from the coding sequence ATGGCCCCCCGACATACCTTTTCCGCCCTTCTGGTCCCCGCGCTCACCCTCGGCCTGGGTGCCTTTCTGCATGCCGCCGATGGCCCCCACCCCGGCAAGGTGATCTATGAAAAGCTCTGCGTGGAATGCCATGGCGACAAAGGCCAGGGCGTGGATGGCAAGTATGACGAGCCCCTCATCGGCGACCGCACCCTGGAGGCGCTGGCCCGCAAGATCGAGCGCACCATGCCGGAGGAAAACGTGGGCGCCTGTGTGGGCGACGATGCCAAACAGGTGGCCGCCTACATTTACGAGGCCTTTTATTCCCCCGAAGCGCAGGCCCTCACCCAGCCGCCCGCGCAGGATCTCACCCGCCTCACCATCGCTCAGTACCGCACCAGCGTGATGGACCTCGTGGGCCGCTTCCGCAATGGCCCCGGCTTTGACCGCCCCGTGAATCCTGAGACCGGCCTGAAGGGGGCTTACCGCGGTTTTGAGATCCCGCCCCCGGAGGAAAAGAAGCCCGAGGAAAAGCTGCCGGAACAGATCAAGCTCGACGAACTCATCGCCGCCAAGGCCGATGGCAAGCTCATCGCCAATGCCCGCAACGACCTCCGCAAGGCCGAGCAAAAGCGCCGCCAGCAGGAAATCGAAAAGGCCGATGAAAAGCGCAAAAATCGCAAGCCGCACCGCTTCGAGCGCGTGGATGGCCGCATCGCCTTTCATTGGGGCAAGACCAGCCCCGATGACGCGAAGATGATCCCCGAAGAATTCAACAACCGCTGGGATGGCGGTGTGGTGGCCGAGGAGACCGGCGTCTATGAATTCATCGTCAAAAGCGAAAACGGCGTCCGCCTCTTCGTGAACGACGACCAGGAGGCCCTCATCGACGGCTGGGTGAGCAATGGCCCCACCGTCCGCGAAGAGCGCAAGAGCATCTACCTCGTCGGTGGCCGCACCTACCGCCTCATGCTCGAGCATTTCAAATTCAAGGAGGAGTCCGCCTCCGTGGAGCTGTGGTGGAAGCCGCCGCATGGTGTGGAGGAAATCATCCCCCAGCACGCCCTGCGTACCGACCGCCCTCAGCAGCTCATGATCGTGAGCACGAATTTCCCCGCCGATGACCGCAGCGTGGGGTATGAGCGTGGCTCCAGCATCAGCAAAGCCTGGGACCAAGCCACCACCGAAGCCGCCATCGCCACTGCCGAGCATGTGGAAAAGCATCTGGACCGCCTCTCCGGCAGCAAGGCCGATGCCCCTGACCGCGTGGAAAAGCTGAAAAAATTCGCCCTCGCCTTTGCCGAGACCGCCTTCCGCCGCACCTTCTCCGAAGAGCAGAAGCAGCTCTACGTGGAGTCCCTTTTTCAAAGCGCCAAGACTCCCGAAGTGGCCGTGAAGCGCGTCGTCCTCCTCTCCCTGAAATCTCCCCGTTTCCTCTATCCCGGCCTGCAGGAAAAAGACCAGCCTGATGACTTCGATGTCGCCTCCCGCCTGGCCCTCGCCCTGTGGGATTCCATCCCGGACAAAAAGCTCACCCAGGCCGCTGCCGAGGGCAAACTGAAGACCCGCGAGCAGGTGCAGGCCCAGGCCTGGCGCATGATCTCCGACACCCGCACCAAGGCCAAACTGCATGGTTTTTTCCATCATTGGTTAGACCTCGAGCACGCCGAAAACACCTCCAAGGACCCCAAGGCCTTCCCCGGCTTCAATCAGGAAGTCCTCGCCGACCTGCGCGAATCCCTGCTGCGCTTCATTGACGATGTCGTCTGGAGCGAGAAGTCCGACTACCGCGAGCTGCTGCGTGCCGATTACCTCCTGCTCAATGACCGCCTCGCCAAGTTCTACGGCCAGAAGGTCGAAGGCGGCGAGTTCCAGCGCGTCTCCTTTGATCCCAAACAGCGCGCCGGGGTCGTCACCCACCCTTATCTGCTCGCCTCCATGGCCTACAGCAAGCAGACCTCCCCCATCCATCGCGGCGTCTTCCTCACCCGCAACATCGTCGGCATCTCCCTAAAGTCCCCGCCCATGGCCGTCACCTTTGACGAAAGCCACTTCAACCCCAGCCTGACCATGCGGGAAAAGATCACCGAGCTCACCCGCAACAGCTCCTGCATGTCCTGCCACTCCACCATCAATCCCCTCGGGTTCAGCCTGGAAAACTTCGATGCCATTGGCCGCTGGCGCACTCAGGATAACAACAAGCCTGTCAACGCCACCAGCGAGCTCGCCACCGAAGAGGGCCAAAACATCCGCCTCACCGGCCCGCGCGACATCGTCAACTACGTCGCCGACAACCCCGCCGGTCACCGCGCCTTCATCCGCCACCTCTTCCACCACACCGTGAAGCAGCAGATCCCCGCCTACGGCCCCGAAGTCATGGACACCCTCCAGCGCAGCTTCGCCGCCCACGGCTGCAGCATCAAGCAGCTCCTCGTCGAGATCACCCTCCTTTCCGCCCTCGAAGGCGTGCCCCAGAAGTAG
- a CDS encoding methionine synthase, with product MKDQPLRTSVIGSYPFPGWLEFSAQHLDQFGSADRAELQDDAAMVAIQDQIAAGLDVITDGEQTRFDFNLSFYGFIEGIALEPASPRRFGPPAHDQRGKHEIVGELRAPRGLGAVEEFQRLKRLAGGSGKRLKVSVPGPYTLSGRLAPNQQYADRYAITEALLPIVRQEIADLVAAGAEEICVDEPSMSCYGFREDTRRFVDLFNRTVESGYGRARICTHLCFGNFKGHPVGYRKYAPLFPAFFDLHCDEVHVEMANREYAELEIIGEIAKRTDVAVGIIDVKSYYVETPENVAESVRACLKHAPADRLVFAPDCGLSQTARWAAKQKLANMVSGVAQVKKEI from the coding sequence ATGAAGGATCAACCGCTCCGCACCTCGGTCATTGGCAGCTACCCGTTTCCAGGCTGGTTGGAGTTTTCTGCTCAGCACCTGGACCAGTTTGGCAGCGCCGACCGGGCCGAGCTGCAGGACGATGCGGCCATGGTGGCCATTCAGGATCAGATCGCCGCCGGGCTGGATGTCATCACCGATGGCGAGCAGACCCGCTTTGACTTCAACCTGTCCTTCTACGGCTTCATCGAGGGCATCGCGCTCGAGCCCGCCAGCCCGCGCCGTTTTGGCCCGCCCGCCCATGATCAGCGCGGCAAGCATGAGATCGTGGGGGAACTGCGTGCCCCTCGCGGCCTCGGCGCGGTCGAGGAATTTCAGCGGCTCAAGCGTCTGGCTGGAGGCTCGGGCAAACGCCTCAAGGTCAGCGTGCCCGGCCCCTACACCCTCAGTGGCCGCCTCGCGCCTAACCAACAGTATGCCGATCGTTACGCCATTACGGAGGCCCTGCTGCCCATCGTCCGCCAGGAGATCGCCGATCTCGTCGCCGCCGGTGCGGAGGAAATCTGCGTGGATGAGCCCAGCATGAGCTGCTACGGATTTCGCGAAGACACCCGCCGTTTTGTGGATCTCTTCAACCGCACCGTCGAGTCCGGTTATGGCCGTGCCCGCATCTGCACCCACCTGTGCTTTGGCAACTTCAAGGGCCACCCCGTCGGCTACCGCAAATACGCCCCGCTGTTCCCCGCCTTCTTTGACCTCCACTGCGACGAAGTGCATGTTGAGATGGCCAACCGCGAATACGCCGAGCTGGAAATCATCGGCGAGATCGCCAAACGCACCGATGTCGCCGTGGGCATCATTGATGTGAAAAGCTACTACGTCGAGACCCCCGAAAACGTGGCCGAAAGCGTGCGCGCCTGCTTGAAGCATGCCCCGGCTGATCGCCTCGTCTTTGCCCCCGACTGCGGTCTCAGCCAGACCGCCCGCTGGGCCGCGAAGCAAAAACTCGCCAACATGGTCTCCGGCGTCGCCCAGGTGAAAAAGGAGATTTGA
- a CDS encoding S8 family serine peptidase produces the protein MVRLPYLFRYLLALLLLLGAMSAGLWFGLSLISTLDPEVAVESPAHAEEPTAPALPKAPMQAESPLVQKTTPPMPNPRLAAQKLREEEGQKARQRAGQDLRAGRSFAMNEHGRTTRFRLALDEIYDATAPVPERLRKIAPQADAGQLLSYAQNEAERLGRWPGLVIYPENGPVDAAHRRVLTEQVLLKAADVEAAEKLAASQGLKITQHPEYAPQHLIAEAADPVAAVDAIAALDAGLPAVEPVLMRQRVRRVLLDDPYLRDQWHLKNTGQSGGKAGVDIGTESVWDRFQGQGVRIAIVDDGLQLTHPDLAPNVDPAPNHYDWNDADQDPNPGSDEDSHGTAVGGLAAARGNNNLGVSGVAPQATLVGFRLISGLVTDVTEAEAATRGAGFIQIKNNSWGLGGSASDLFPTGSLMAEAMAYAATTGRDGRGTISVWSAGNGRHVGMQGNKDPYGNNMHAITVGAVTHQGALTYYSETGSHLCVVAPSAETQGKGGIVTTDLVGVAGYNEGSLKNLSEVNYTNDFRGTSASTPIVAGVVALMLEANPYLNWRDVKEILLRSSTQIFPKDKGWLQRPNRDVWEQGFAPIKHHQSYGGGLIHAPSAVAMAQAWPGLGAMTSVTRTAVPEVEIEGQSIIPMGGTTIIVPLPEETQTKVKSTRLNLDFSNAAPLRVENVTVKLSATHTRRGDLTLKLISPSGSISTLASYTKLDTGADYTEWTFSSVRHWGESSRGIWSVVASEPEDSVDGQLGSVTVTLHGIAYPGIRLTTTPNSQIVAEGSELALTGATTTYGKTEQQWLKAGKPVSGSSSGTLALNPVQLSHAGLYSYTAENLTTQIEVPIALGVVRRSLVPQHLLPGRTATFKVAAAGPLLRYQWFIGSLALRDDGRITGSRSPTLTVRRVQTTDEEDYYCRVSMGDAPPLDTLRGRLSIMIPPTLEDFVPPAPGIVSAYLDLPFLADNGATTYRATGLPPGVKLDARHGRLIGRPTLPGTYRITLTASNAAGSSPPLSFDWVVESLPTGLVGTYRGLVEPNDLYNNGYGGSLLVTVGKTGTFTGTLTRGKLRTAFKGALDTYPGETFATVNLSLPRPAPAPPLEFTFTVDSGRLDGSLGHVDEEYASLWAQREWTALPAELASLPGTYNLPLLTQQTSLTYPLGSGYLAVTLTDRGRLTYTGRLADGTGLTGSGIGTGAGLLPVHHLLYAGTGSVQGSLALVEGAPRFEALLDWIKSPQPPGTRNHGNGFPRHGLSGQGTRYTPPVAGNLVLDLPLTALNAQLDFSQGGLFTSFTQYFTLAAGHLAQFPAGEFNPHQIKMTLNAKTGLITGTGTKLDIDPLNPALNRQRPGSFSGLIIPYLGAAEGHFLLPGSSTPGSPIYSGRLVLRAAAN, from the coding sequence ATGGTCCGTCTGCCCTACCTTTTCCGCTATTTGCTGGCCTTGCTGCTCCTGCTGGGGGCGATGAGTGCCGGACTTTGGTTCGGCCTCTCCTTGATTTCGACTTTGGACCCGGAGGTCGCCGTGGAATCCCCTGCCCACGCTGAGGAGCCCACAGCCCCGGCTCTCCCGAAGGCGCCCATGCAGGCCGAGAGCCCCCTGGTGCAGAAGACCACCCCACCGATGCCGAATCCCCGGCTGGCTGCGCAAAAGCTGCGGGAGGAGGAAGGCCAAAAAGCCCGCCAGAGAGCCGGGCAGGACCTGCGGGCCGGACGCAGCTTTGCGATGAATGAGCACGGCAGGACGACGCGGTTTCGCCTGGCGCTGGATGAGATTTACGATGCCACCGCCCCGGTGCCTGAGCGGCTGCGCAAGATCGCCCCGCAGGCGGATGCAGGCCAGTTGCTGAGCTATGCGCAAAACGAGGCCGAGCGGCTGGGGCGCTGGCCTGGACTGGTGATTTATCCCGAAAACGGGCCCGTGGATGCCGCGCACCGCCGGGTGCTGACGGAGCAGGTTTTGCTGAAAGCTGCCGATGTGGAAGCGGCTGAAAAACTGGCCGCGAGCCAGGGACTGAAGATCACCCAACACCCCGAGTATGCCCCGCAACATCTCATCGCCGAGGCGGCAGATCCGGTGGCGGCGGTGGATGCCATCGCGGCGCTGGATGCCGGTTTGCCCGCTGTGGAGCCGGTGCTGATGCGGCAGCGTGTGCGCCGGGTGCTGCTGGATGATCCGTATCTGAGGGACCAGTGGCATCTCAAAAACACGGGCCAGTCCGGCGGCAAGGCTGGGGTGGACATCGGCACCGAAAGTGTGTGGGACCGCTTTCAGGGACAGGGCGTACGCATCGCCATCGTGGATGACGGGCTGCAACTCACGCACCCAGACCTGGCGCCGAATGTGGACCCTGCGCCTAACCATTACGACTGGAACGATGCCGACCAGGACCCGAATCCGGGCTCCGACGAGGACTCTCACGGCACCGCCGTGGGCGGGCTGGCGGCGGCGCGTGGCAATAACAACCTGGGGGTGAGCGGGGTGGCCCCGCAGGCCACACTGGTGGGCTTTCGTCTGATTTCCGGACTGGTGACCGATGTCACGGAGGCCGAAGCCGCCACACGCGGGGCGGGCTTTATCCAGATCAAAAACAATAGCTGGGGCCTGGGCGGCAGCGCCTCGGACCTGTTCCCCACGGGCTCGCTGATGGCGGAGGCCATGGCCTACGCCGCCACGACAGGGCGTGACGGGCGCGGCACCATCTCCGTATGGTCCGCAGGCAACGGGAGGCACGTTGGGATGCAAGGAAACAAAGACCCCTATGGCAACAACATGCATGCCATCACCGTGGGGGCGGTCACTCACCAGGGCGCGCTGACCTATTACAGTGAAACCGGCAGCCACCTCTGCGTGGTGGCCCCCTCCGCAGAGACCCAGGGCAAAGGCGGCATCGTGACGACGGACCTCGTGGGCGTAGCCGGGTACAACGAGGGCAGCCTGAAGAACTTGTCCGAAGTGAACTACACGAATGACTTCCGCGGCACCTCCGCCTCCACCCCCATTGTGGCGGGCGTGGTCGCGCTGATGCTGGAGGCAAATCCCTACCTGAACTGGCGCGATGTGAAGGAGATCCTGCTGCGCTCCTCCACGCAAATTTTCCCCAAGGACAAAGGCTGGCTGCAACGGCCTAACCGCGATGTGTGGGAACAGGGCTTTGCCCCTATCAAGCATCACCAGTCCTATGGCGGCGGCCTCATCCATGCCCCTTCCGCAGTCGCCATGGCGCAGGCCTGGCCGGGCCTGGGAGCCATGACTTCCGTGACGCGCACAGCCGTGCCTGAAGTGGAGATCGAGGGCCAGAGCATCATCCCGATGGGCGGCACTACCATCATCGTGCCCCTGCCGGAAGAGACGCAGACAAAGGTCAAGTCCACCCGGTTGAATCTGGACTTCAGCAACGCGGCCCCTCTGCGGGTGGAAAATGTGACCGTGAAGCTCAGCGCCACCCACACTCGCCGTGGCGACCTGACGCTGAAACTGATCTCCCCCAGCGGCAGCATCAGCACGCTGGCCAGCTACACCAAACTGGACACGGGAGCCGACTACACGGAATGGACCTTCAGCAGCGTGCGCCACTGGGGCGAATCCTCGCGAGGGATCTGGTCCGTGGTGGCCAGCGAGCCGGAAGACAGCGTGGATGGCCAACTGGGGTCCGTCACCGTCACCCTGCACGGCATTGCCTATCCGGGCATCCGTCTCACCACGACTCCCAACAGCCAGATCGTGGCGGAAGGCAGCGAACTGGCGCTCACAGGTGCCACCACCACCTATGGCAAAACGGAGCAGCAATGGCTGAAGGCGGGCAAGCCCGTCAGCGGTAGTAGCAGCGGCACCTTGGCGCTGAATCCAGTGCAGCTCAGCCATGCGGGCCTTTACAGCTACACGGCGGAAAACCTCACCACCCAGATCGAGGTACCCATCGCCCTCGGCGTGGTGCGGCGCAGCCTCGTTCCGCAGCATCTGCTGCCAGGGCGCACGGCCACCTTCAAGGTGGCGGCGGCAGGGCCTTTGCTCCGTTACCAGTGGTTCATCGGCAGCCTCGCCCTGCGGGATGATGGCCGCATCACCGGCAGCCGCAGCCCCACGCTGACAGTGCGCCGGGTGCAGACCACGGATGAAGAGGACTATTACTGCCGTGTGAGCATGGGCGATGCGCCGCCGCTGGATACCCTGCGTGGGCGACTGAGCATCATGATCCCGCCGACGCTGGAGGACTTTGTGCCGCCTGCACCGGGCATTGTCAGCGCCTATCTGGACCTGCCTTTCCTGGCCGACAACGGCGCCACCACCTATCGCGCCACCGGCCTGCCGCCGGGGGTGAAGCTGGATGCGCGCCATGGCCGCCTCATTGGTCGCCCGACCCTCCCCGGCACCTACCGCATCACCCTCACGGCCAGCAATGCCGCAGGCTCCAGCCCGCCGCTGAGCTTTGACTGGGTGGTGGAATCCCTGCCCACAGGACTGGTGGGCACCTACCGGGGACTGGTGGAGCCTAACGATCTTTACAACAACGGCTACGGCGGCTCGCTCTTGGTGACTGTGGGCAAGACGGGGACGTTTACTGGAACGCTGACACGCGGCAAGCTGCGCACGGCCTTCAAAGGCGCGCTCGATACCTATCCGGGCGAAACCTTTGCAACGGTGAACCTCAGCCTCCCCCGCCCTGCCCCGGCCCCGCCGCTGGAGTTCACCTTCACCGTGGACAGTGGTCGCCTGGATGGCAGCCTGGGCCATGTGGATGAGGAGTACGCCTCCCTCTGGGCGCAGCGTGAATGGACGGCCCTGCCTGCCGAACTCGCCAGCCTGCCCGGAACCTACAACCTGCCGCTGCTGACGCAGCAGACCAGCCTGACCTATCCTCTGGGCAGCGGCTACCTGGCCGTGACCCTGACCGACCGTGGCCGCCTGACCTACACAGGTCGTCTGGCCGATGGCACTGGCCTAACCGGAAGCGGTATCGGCACCGGAGCTGGCCTGTTGCCCGTGCATCATCTGCTGTATGCCGGCACGGGCTCCGTGCAAGGCAGCCTGGCCCTCGTGGAAGGCGCACCCCGGTTTGAGGCTCTGCTGGACTGGATCAAATCCCCGCAGCCTCCCGGCACCCGCAACCATGGCAACGGATTCCCCCGCCACGGCCTGAGCGGCCAAGGCACGCGCTACACGCCGCCTGTCGCGGGTAACTTGGTGCTGGATCTGCCGCTGACGGCCCTCAATGCGCAGCTCGACTTCAGCCAGGGCGGGCTTTTCACCAGCTTCACGCAGTACTTCACCCTGGCGGCGGGCCACCTCGCCCAATTCCCTGCCGGAGAGTTCAATCCGCATCAGATCAAGATGACGCTGAACGCCAAAACGGGCCTCATCACCGGCACGGGCACGAAGCTGGACATTGATCCGCTAAACCCGGCCCTCAACCGCCAGCGCCCCGGCAGCTTCAGCGGCCTCATCATTCCCTATCTCGGAGCTGCCGAAGGCCACTTCCTGCTCCCCGGCAGCAGCACGCCAGGATCGCCGATTTATTCAGGGCGGCTGGTCCTGCGAGCGGCGGCTAATTGA